The Gossypium hirsutum isolate 1008001.06 chromosome D07, Gossypium_hirsutum_v2.1, whole genome shotgun sequence genome includes the window aatattaatatgattaattttaatcatagttgaactctctctaAACTCTCTCCATATAAAGAGAGAGCTTGGGTCATTATtctcacacacttgaattcaagataaGTTGTggagaaaaaaattctaaagaaattattttagaaaatttctaatgATGTTTTTATtcacaacttgacccaaaagtttagataaattatgaaattacctcactggtaattttgtgaattttttttattcggaGCGAGTCCACACTCGGCAAACGTGAGCTTAAGGATAGTAGAGAAGATTACTCGATCGAATCATTCATtctaaacaaataataaatgtacgattttgattaagtgtttattattttagataacacaaccaagttcttatttttggaaaacttttaaaacccttatttttttcattaaacataTTTTCCACTGCGTTTTTCCAAACTCGGTTTTCCaacattgttatttttttaaaaaaaaaattcaagttcatttcaacatttttttttaattacatggccAAAGTCACTATTTTGTAATTTCAAAATActacaccaataaatttaacaaaaattaatattaataatatatccaaaaaataaaaagattaaattcctaaaaataaaattttccaaatttcaaAAACTACAAACACTTCTGTTAAGTAAattctttaagtttttttttaacattaatctcatcATATGTTCTTATCATGTCTACTCTTTTTAATACAATGCCTAAAATTATCCATAGTCCCTCCTCAACCTTCAAATAGAAAGATAATGCATTTCAGCATACTCAAACCTATATCCTCCTACACTGACAACAATAtcaatacttattaaattaaaactcaatccgTGTAGGCTTCAATGAATATTAATTTTCATTCAAACCATTCATTTAAttgaatcttaaaaaaaaaatatttgtaacaCATCATATCATAGATTAAAAAGTAGGTCACGTCAATTAGTTGattcaaatagtataaaatttaaaaaaattttatggatttaattatttatgtatatttaaattatattttgttcactaaaatttaaaaattacgatataattattattatcttaaATTGTTAATTGTCATGAATAGTgtaatgataaattaatataattaatatttttatttttattttgaataaattattattttttcttttaatatattatttaaagaaattatatttgtttgaatttaaaatttatcagTGACAAGTCATATTGTACCGGGATAGACATTGAAGTCATCTTACtgccaaaaataaaatatatttaattattttttaaataaaatttgatagtttttttttctaaaataaatgaGTTTTTCTTTTAAGGTAATTATGgactaattaaaaaaatgaattaaatgagagaaatatttaaaagaaattgtgAAAGAGGATAAAAAAGAGTCGGTGGTTATGTGAAAAGTGGAGTTTCTTTTGgacttttatttgtttgttttctttttcaaagaaTTGTGAGTTTTGCTCCTCCTtcttttaaattgaaatttattgaattattttgttGGAATTGGTGttacaatattaatttaattagataatgataaaaatattgttaTCTTGTGaagtaaattttatttatttaaggggtttttttgtcattttatattttttatataaaaaataaaggcGGTAAACAAAATTTTGGGCTTTTTTTTTAAGCTGATTTGAGCACAAATAAAAATTTGGGTAGTCAAACTCTCTAAAGGTTTGCAAGAGCTTGTTAAGCTAAAAcattcaaaacaaaaacattggGATGAACAACTTTTTTCAACAATTGATTGGAAATGAAATGttcaaaaatataatcaaaaaattgtttatttaaatttttaaaaaatattcacttaGTAATCTCCATAATGGATGTTTTAATCCATTGGTAATAGTGCTTTATTTCACTAATTTCCCTCAATAAagactaaagtattataaacaaataattacttaacaataaaatatgtTATGTCTTTTTTATCACTTTACACGTATCAACTGTCAGTTAagttttatcaaatatttttaaataaacagTTAATAGAACCAGTTGGTCAAATCAGTTAATACAATTAGTTGGTCAAATCAACCATTGCAATCAATTATTAGCCGATGGTCAATTTTTATAGTTTTCAACATttgtattttatcatttaatcaaaacctctttatttatataatttctttataaatatatttatttgataattttgttttgtaagttagtttgaatttaattatcctttttttttttgcatttctaTTTTACCAATTTAATGGCTAAAATATGCCATAAGCTTCTATATTCTTCataaatgtgaaatttgatttttatagttttatttctaagaatttaatctctttaattttcaaaattcaaaatttaagtctaTTTGTTAATAcaatagtttttttattaaatttattgatattatattttaaaataaaaaatattcacttgACAGTCATGTGTCTAAAAGAAGACGTTataatgacttaaatttaataaaataattttaacaatattaatagtcaaattttaatatttaaaatttaaaaagtaaaaaaaaagactctttagaaaattaaaagtatagagattaaattctaATTTACAAAAGAGTCTAAGGAGTTATAATAGATTTAACCCATTTTATAATTAGAATAAATAGATACATGGAATTTGGCTTTTAATGTGAAAAACACCAAAaaccagaaaaaaaaatcaaaatcatgaGATTCATATAAGCAGTACAAGAAGGAAGATAAAGAGGTCAATTTTGAATTGCGTTTgcattttctttctattttcttatttattttatctccaaGAAAAATCcaagaaaatggaagaaaatagTAGAGGAATCTCACCGAGGAGATCAAAGCGAAGTACCGTTCATAAAATCGCCGCCGCCAACGAACCAAATCTCTTCGATGCATTACCTGACGATCTTGTTGTTTCCGTTCTTTGCAAGCTCAGCTCTTCAGCGGCTTCTTCTTCTGATTTCATCAATGCTCTCTTAACGtattttaattatctttcttctgaatctttttctttattttttcctttcattttcattttcattttcattttatttttctgaatggaaaattcaaattttattcaaCAGATGCAAGAGATTTAAGCGTTTAGGGTTTCATCAACTCGTGTTATCAAATGTTGGATCAAAAGTTTTGGCGGTGAAAGCTAAAAATTGGTCCGATTCCGTTCACCGGTTTCTCATACACTGTGTCAACGCCGGCAACGTTGAAGCTTGTTACACTCTTGGCATGGTCCGTACTCCGTTACTCCCTATACATCCTATTTATCTGAatctttttactttgtttttaaaaaatttgcaaCTACCCTCTAAATTGTATATTGCTCTTTCAATTTACTCCTCAAAACTAAAGTATTACTTTAATAGGTTGAAGTAACTGAAGATTGGATCAAATTGACCTGTTTAtcattaaatggatcaatttagttcatatattataaaaaataaaaaaaacattttaaaataatataatttacttctTAAAGCAAGAGTATTTTCGATGTCTTGTTGAATAGTAATATCAAACCTAATAAATGGTTTAATATTATCAAAGATTaattttctatataaaatatataaaacaacaaaaatactcttacaataaatgaatttattttataaaataatagtatttttgTCGTTACTTGAGATGATACTTTGATGATTAAATTGCAATGTtatgaagtttaatttaaaattgtaTTCCTAATAGAGGGATCTATGATGCAATTAACCCGAAATTTACTTTAGTAATTATCTTAACTCGCGTTACCGCCGTTACAGATTCGATTTTATAGCTTACAAAACCGAGGAAGCGGGATGTCGTTAATGGCCAAAGCAGCAGTCAAATCCTACGCGCCAGCTTTATACTCGCTAGCAGTCATACAATTCAACGGCAGCGGTGGCTCCAGAACCGACAAGGATCTCCAAGCCGGAGTAGCTTTATGCGCTCGAGCCGCTTTCCTTGGCCACGTGGACGCACTCCGTGAGCTCGGCCATTGCTTTCAAGACGGTTACGGCATCCGCCAAAATATAACGGCCGGACGCCGGTTACTCATGCAAGCCAACACGCGAGAACTCGCGTCGTTGCTAAAATCTTTAGTCAAACAGCAACCCAACCACCACCACCATCACCGCGGTTTAAACTATGAACAATTTAATTGCATCTCCGGTTCGGGATGTTCGTCGATGAGTAATGAACCGGCTTCGGAGGGGCACCCGGTCAATGTGTTTTTGAAAGAATGGTTCGAGTTAGGGTTGGGTGAGATGGGTGAGGGCTTAAGGCTTTGTTCTCATAAAGGGTGTGGGAGACCGGAGACGAGGGCGCATGAGTTTAGGAGGTGCTCGGCTTGTGGGACGGTGCATTACTGCTCTCGTGGAtgccaagctcttgattggaagTTGAGGCATAAGTTGGAATGTGTACCTTTTGAACGGTGGTTGGAATAAGGCGGCGACGGCGGTGGTGCTGGGGTTAGGGAAGGTGATGACCGAGATGCTGtttgatatgatttttaaatgaaaagtaAAATCGTAAATCCAAATCTTTCATGCAGTCCAtttctattttaatatatattctatTCGAGTTTTACCTTTACTATTAATcataaatttattgaaaaaaaaaagaagcaatttCACTAATGTAGTGGGTTTTGGTCATATTAATAGAtgcatattatttcaataataaatagGCGTAatcaatttaatatgttttcattTCGTCCAATTACGGTTACATCgacaatatataattttttaaaaaataaaaaaattctaacatTTTATCTTTATATGGtgataaagaataaaaaaatttattgaaacaTTCTACTGGTACATAAATActttatattcaaattttatttaataccaTTTATTTGAcattagtaaatatttttatatgcatatattaaatatcttttcaacaatattgaaaaatttagggataaatcttaaaattatacatgaattttgatttaatgtgtaattgtatacataaactttaatttggtgcaattatacacctGAAACTCTAAttttggttcaaatgtatacttgaaattttaattttgatttaatcatgcatatttaaagaaattacttcatcaatttatttttatattgaataaatataattatttatgtatgcaatagatacataaaataatgttatatcaatagttgcattaataatttataagaattggatcaaatcaaaatttcatgtataaaattacataaaattaaagtttacatATACAGTTACATATTAAATCATAGtccatgtataattttaagatttatcccataaatctaaaataatatatggaaataaatctagttctaataaataaataaataaaagtaccTCCACTAGTTTGATACACGTGTAGAGGTGAGTATGCATCTTGCGCTCATGCTAaatttgtaattggactttagAGAAAGCAGGtaagctaaaaaaaaaaatcaattttagggtccttagtctttttttttttaattatctaattatttgattttttttcacagTTAGTTAATGTAAaatgaaaacatttaaaattttaaaatagttggatgactaaaaaagaaatttattaatagttaagtgattattttataactttttatagttaagtgataaaaagaaaatatatatatatataactagatGACTATTTATGTAGTTTACcttgaaatttataattgttcAACATTGTAGTGGTCTAGGTTAGAGTTGTTTATGGGTCAGGTCGGgtctaagtatgatattaacacattttataTTTATCCAAGCCTGACCAGGCTTGaaatatgagtctaaaattttgcTCATATTTACAAATGGCTAACCCAAGCTCATTTCAGGACCGTCTCtatattattttacaaaaaatattaaaaatgtatatttatattattttaatttaatatttaatgattttatataatttttatttattaaatttattatatatttatcttaatattttttaatgtttccactaaaatactattatatattactatagatttaatttttatatattataaattgcataatatatataaataaatagcgTAAAATATTCCAAATTTAAAAATGGTCGAGTCAGGCCTGGGTTTGAATATTCAAGCCCAAGctcgacccatattttaaacgagaTTATTATTTTACCTAAGTCTATTTTTCGAgtttaatatttttgtccaaacccttttaaatttcaaacaaaCCTTCGAACATAAGTGAATAACTCAACCCTTGAATAAATCTATGTCTAACCATGGACAACTACATATGAATCACAATCATTGATACAAAAGCtaacaatttttttatcattattagtTGTTTTTTACTTCCTCAAATGGCAAAATGTAAGgttatatataattgtttttgTTATACCCCATTCGCATAAGGACACGTGGCAAGTTAGAATGACACTCAAACAATAAGccaaatattaataaactaaaagGTCGCCTTCAAGCCTCTCACCCGGAACGATCATCCAGACAAGCGTGAGCCATCGGACATCCAAGTACCCAAGCTTTCATCTAGAACATGAAGTTGTTGGTTTTATCAAACACCACGTAGGCTCAACTGTTCTATACCATCAAGTTTGAACAAATAATGGAACTTGTCTCATTACAAACATTCTTATCCCATCGAAGACATCTGTCCCACGCATTCCGTAATGATGGCTAGATGGCAAGACCAACACGTTAACATCATATTACATGGGACCCTCGACTATAAATATCTCCAAAAGTGATGAAGAAGGAATCAACTCTCCTAAAATCCCAAACCTATACTATGCCAACTCACCTTCAACTCTCAACCCTAACACTCTCCTCACATTCGTTCTTTATAACCTCCGACTCTCCGTCCTGACTAGGTGAACCGGCTTTTGCAGCATCCACCACTCTCTCCTCCATACTTGCTCCTCCTTGTTACACTATATGAATAtgtataatgtcaaatttagcttTCAATGTTTATACCTTTtgtcaatttgtttttttttaagttaaatttgaccattaaccTTTTAAATGTTAGAAATGTTAAAAAGAGTACTTTTGAACAATGTTAACTTAGTCTATGTATACTTCATGTTGACATGACATTGTTTGTCCtacatatcatattaataaataattttaaaatggtaaaaaaatttaaaagctcTAAAAAAGAAGTTaataaaagttcaaaaaatttaGCATAAAATATATGTGGATTACCATATTTAAAACGTTTTAGTTagtatttatgttaaaaaaacaataattcgactctttttaaagattaatgatatattttaactctttttaaaatgTTGAGAGACaagtttaacttaaaaaaaaaacaagggtcaaattgacaaaaaatataaacattaagagttatatttaacattaaataatataacatCATTATTTAACTTTGAATATATTATTAcaagtaatttattttttaaaactgtattcaaatttatttttattttttattcttaaccATATTAATCATAAttcaaactataaaaaatttaaaaattaaacatttatattactttatttttattttcccaatCATAATATTTTTGAAACCTCCAGATTTTgtaacaatatttaaaattttaaaaataatatattttaatctggATAAGAAATAGAGAGAGAGACAATTTAATGACAATATAGCCAATATATATAATTTgcaatgaaaatgatattttgaggtTACCAAGATTTTCTTTTTTACATAAATACTAGTTTTAGCTCTTACGCTAGAAAGAATCAATGTTCATTTTTAGGTTAAAATGTACCATTAGGATTGAATTTgttcaaaatttgagatttaatccttataccttaaaaattaaagatttaatctttctatttttttaatttaaaaattttattctaattattgttgtttaaattttctataaaaaattgtcaatttaatatgtttattttttatcaatcaTATGTAACATCATATGAGGGCAATCTAATCAACATGCCAAATTGGTAAATTTTGATGGAAAATACTAACGATGTTAATAATTGGactcaaatttttaaataaaaaagaaagaggacttaatttgtaactttttttaagtataaggactaaatttcaacTTTTGTCTAAATACTGGGACTAATAAATATTTCATACCGTTTCTGTATAGAAAACAAGAAGGTAGgttcttattttatttcaatcAAGTTATTTAAGACACCAAAATTTACACAAAAATTGGAACCTAACAAAGCCAGAAGCAACTAAATTACAAAGGTTCAGCCTTACATAACAAAGTCCGCATGTCCGATCCGTCTCAAACAcgacagaaaacccgaaaaaccaGAATCACGAAGAGAAGGGAAGTCAGTCATACGAAACACCAAGCTTCGGATCATTCTTAAACCCTACAGTTCTCTGGTAGAGGCAACACACCATCGAAAAAATCACCAAAGTATCCAGGTGGTTCATATACTAACCTCGAAATGATGTCTCGAAGCGTGATCGTTCCTTCCAAATTCCCGTCATCATCAACGACATACACTCGTTGGATCTTCAACGAGTCAAGCATTTGGATCAACTCTTTGATGGTTTCATTTGTCTTGCAAGTGATCATGCCACTCAACATTGGCGATCTCGTGTCATGTTTCTCCAAGTAGTTTTTAACTGCTAGCAGGAAGTTCTTTGCCGTGATCAATCTACAATTCACAAAAGGATTGACATATCAACGCAGAATAGTActtttcaaaatgattaaatgaaATGTTGCAGTATAATTTATTCACGGACCTGTAATCATGGTAGATCTCCGGTGCGGTTAAAAGGAACTGCACGTCTCTAAGGCTTATGTTACCAATAGCTTTTTTTCCATCACCGGTGACAACAGGTACGCCTCCGACTCTCTTTTTCCTCATTAACCTAAATGCCTGAAGCACTGGTTCATCTTCATGTACCTAGCATAGAAATATAGATTGCTAACATCTCGATTCTGATGAGCTCTAAATGCAAAGAGATGAAAACCGGAAGAACATGAAGAAATCACGAAACCTAGCAAGCTCTCGTGAAAGGTAGGGACCTGGGACTATCAAGCATGATGAAAAAACCGAACTAAAGATCGAATCGGTTGAACTCCAGTCCCGGTTCAACCAATTGAACAGGGCAGCTCAACTGATTTTACAGGTTCAACTAGGGTTGAACCACCAAACAAACCGGTTCCTGGTCAATGCGATCCGATTTTAAACCTATGCTTAAGCCTTTGAGTAATGGCAATGGATAAGAAAAGCATCAAATcgataaaaaatcaaaaaataaaattaaaaacaaggTTTTGACCAATAACAGCAACTCACTGTAACGAGTTGATTGCGTGATATCGTAGGAAGACCAATCTCGGAAAGTTTCTTGGTTCCCCAGCTTTCGAACCACTGAAGCCCAGTACATTCCGCTAACATGTGAATCACAGCCGATTGTGTGATGATGTTATTGATATTTCCAGCACCAAGATCAACTATGGGAATACTCTTCATTTTGTACTTTGAAAGCAGTAACAGCATAGTCAAAAACGAGTTTGATTGCTGCAAAGCTAGGAATGGTGCCCAGCGGAAGGATCCTGAGATATCCCGGACCTATATGGTCTCATGAGTTAACATGGATATTACAACAAATGGAGAAAGCGAGCAAAAGTCCGTAATGGGAATTAGAAGTACAACCTTAGTTTTCTTATAGAACTCGGAGGATGTTAGAGCCTCAAAAAAGTCTCCAGCAGTGATTGAAGCATCTTCAGAGCCTAAAGTCCTGAGCTCGGCAGAAGAGGGCATTCCGTTAGCAGAAGCTACTGCAGGTTCAGCTCCGGTAGGCGAATGGTTTGTAGGTGAAGGTGGTTCTGACtgtaaaaaagaaggaaaatttcACTTTCAATTTGGTAGATGAAGGGAGCAAAGCTTGgatgaaaaatatatgtagttCATTTTAAAAAGCGAGCAGTTTAGTCCCTTTATGTTCTATTTCGAAACAAAGTAATCAAATTCAAcgttttttaaaacacaaaaagaacAAGTTGCTTACTTTTTCTTTCATGTCATCTTAAAACACAATAAGTTAGCATTTCTTTTAATGATCTTCCATTTTCACTTTTACTTATTTGcttcaaaattaaaagtataaagactaaaggGATTAATTTGCTCCTAAGCCTATATAGTAAAACGAAACGCCTGAGTCCCAACCAGGTAGTTTAACCATAAACAAAGATATatcaaattcaatgcattataATAGGCAATAAAGAGAGAAAATCACCACCAAGCTATGTTATTCGGACTTTGGTATATGTTCTGAACACAGGTATGTTTGGAGGGCGAAATCCCCATACTCGTGTTCGAATATATATCAAGTACAAATAacttaagaaaaacgaaaagtTGAAGCAACACAGGCGCAAGTTTTGATATGTGGCACAATTTCAGCATAAACATCATACTCATGAATGGATGATTacaaaaaactaaaaaagaaaggTTAAATTCTAtcttatttcttgtttttcatGCTATTTTCAAAATCCATGGCAGATGAATGAGATGCTATCGAGATACTATATGATATTTCCCTTGGAAAAGAAAGGCTTATACCAAAAAGAGATTGAGCGGTTTTGATTTTCAACCTAAACATCATACTCATGGATGTATAATCACAAAAACTAAGAATGATAAGATTAAATTTTAGATGAATGAGACATAATCAAACTACTATTCAATATTGTCGTCGAAAAAAAGAATTATAGTGAAAAGAGATCATAAGCAAAACCGTATTGGAAGCCCATgtattaggagttagattgcaCTTTACTtcctttactaaaaaaatgggcaaattagtccttatacattaaatcaaagaggaAACTTGTCCTATCtgttaaaaattccattcatttatattgttaaaaactgaCATAGTTGACGAAATAACCAGATGGTTACACCCAAATAGTTACACCTAATGTGCCAAGTGTAACTTATGTTCATGTATAGaaaccagtttttaacagtaaaatagatataatttttaatagaatgtcCAGTTTGCTTCTTTGATCTAActtacagggactaatttgtcaaGATGCAATCCGATTCTTAGTACAAGAgcttccatggtacttttaccttttAAGCTAAACATCATAATCACGGATGCGTGACCATAAAAACTAAGAAATAAAGATTAAAATCTACCATCTCCTTTAGCATGCTATTTTCCAATTCCATGGCGGCTGAATGAGATGTTATCGAGCTACTATTCGATATTTTCCTCAATAGAAAAGAAGCTTATAGAGAAAAGAGATCGTACATGGTTTCAATTTTGGACCTAAACATCACAATCATGGATGCATGATCATAAAAACTAagaaataaagattaaattctatTATATTTCTTCATTAGCATGCTATTTTCTGAATCCATGGAGGATTAATGGGATGTTATCGAGCAACTATTTGATATTTTCATCAATAGAAAAGAAGCTTATAGAGAAAAGAAACCTTAAGTTGTTTCAATTTTCAACCTAAACATCATAATCATGGATGCATGATTGTAAAAACTAAGAAATAAAGATCAAATTCTATCATATTTCTTCTTCAACATGCTAGTTTCCAAATCCATGGAGAATGAATGAGATGTTATCTAGCTTTTATTCAATATTTTCCTCATTAGAAAAGAAGCTTATCGAGAAACAAGATCGTAAGAGGTTTCAATTTTCAACCTAAATAACATAATCACGGATGCATGATCTTAGAAGCTAAGAACTAAATATTATATTCTATCATATTTCTTCTTCAGCATGCTATTTTCCAATtccatggtggatgaatgagatATTATCGAGCTGCTATTTGATATTACCCTCGAGAAAATAGAAGCTTATAGAGAAAAGAGATCGTAAAGGGTTTTGATTTTGAACCTGTTGGAGAATCCATACGGCAATGCCTGCAAACTCTACAATGCCAAGATATCTATCAATCCAACTTGCATCCTCAGGTGCATCAACATTGACAACAGGTGCACTAAGAATCTTGTTTTGGGCAAGTATTTGAACAGCCTCGGCCAAACTCGCATCCGATTTTATCTCGATCCCTGAAACataatttcaattcttttaaccaAGAAGAAACTAAACTTAAAAGCATCGTcaacattatcaaattaacaccattatacattatattttgtttccattcaattttcacaaatcattggcaaaattatcaaattagcaccattttatgttcatatattacatacacaaacaattatattaatttaatataaatatatatattcatttcttttaacatgtACAGTTGAATCAAGCTTAAAGTTTCATATATACAGGTGAATGTATATAATTGCCACTATATCAAAGTTCGTgtattaatcatatatataaatttgatagtTATCCATTTTAAAAAAGATTAAGACAATGGTAACCCAAGAAAGAATTCCCTCCTACAATTCCAAGAACTTGTCATCTTATATTATGTTGTTcaaacttttctttttcatttttcaagtaATGGTGTCTCGCACATTCTGGGCAGGAGTGCGGTATATGATCCAAAGACCCTCCAAATAAACGATAATCATCAATTCAGCACCATAGCTCATATAAATTGGTGatacaattgaaaaaaaaattgagtttaaaaGAGAAATTATTGAAATTAAAGCTAAATGCTAGTTTTTAACAACATTGATTTAACTAGGGTGAGTTCAATTTGAAAACatggaattttttaattttcgaatTGATTGAATCGTATATGTAAGTAATTAATCAAGTTGAATTTTACTAAATACCCCCTTGGGTCCCTAAAGGTTTCAAAAATGAGCAAATGGATCCTTCcctaaaaaaattgcaaaaaggaattcaaattatttataattcttaTTCCAAATCACACCCACAC containing:
- the LOC107941965 gene encoding F-box protein At1g67340, which encodes MEENSRGISPRRSKRSTVHKIAAANEPNLFDALPDDLVVSVLCKLSSSAASSSDFINALLTCKRFKRLGFHQLVLSNVGSKVLAVKAKNWSDSVHRFLIHCVNAGNVEACYTLGMIRFYSLQNRGSGMSLMAKAAVKSYAPALYSLAVIQFNGSGGSRTDKDLQAGVALCARAAFLGHVDALRELGHCFQDGYGIRQNITAGRRLLMQANTRELASLLKSLVKQQPNHHHHHRGLNYEQFNCISGSGCSSMSNEPASEGHPVNVFLKEWFELGLGEMGEGLRLCSHKGCGRPETRAHEFRRCSACGTVHYCSRGCQALDWKLRHKLECVPFERWLE
- the LOC107941973 gene encoding SNF1-related protein kinase regulatory subunit gamma-1, translated to MANLQLERETSIGMQVEDLWDVQESKLNPTQKLNACFENIPVSAFPHTPQGIEIKSDASLAEAVQILAQNKILSAPVVNVDAPEDASWIDRYLGIVEFAGIAVWILQQSEPPSPTNHSPTGAEPAVASANGMPSSAELRTLGSEDASITAGDFFEALTSSEFYKKTKVRDISGSFRWAPFLALQQSNSFLTMLLLLSKYKMKSIPIVDLGAGNINNIITQSAVIHMLAECTGLQWFESWGTKKLSEIGLPTISRNQLVTVHEDEPVLQAFRLMRKKRVGGVPVVTGDGKKAIGNISLRDVQFLLTAPEIYHDYRLITAKNFLLAVKNYLEKHDTRSPMLSGMITCKTNETIKELIQMLDSLKIQRVYVVDDDGNLEGTITLRDIISRLVYEPPGYFGDFFDGVLPLPENCRV